In one Mesorhizobium australicum genomic region, the following are encoded:
- the phnH gene encoding phosphonate C-P lyase system protein PhnH, whose translation MPTTAVIQGGFRAPVFDAQSVFRAVMDAMARPGSRRSVTALTLPPAPMSPLAGAVALALCDHDTPVWLDRQLLSVDVRNWLGFHSGAPVTSIATEAHFAFAAAPDELVALESFAQGSQDYPDRSTTIVLQVESFDSGPPLVLTGPGIRTTATVAPSPMPRHFSAQWRQNGARFPRGVDLILVSGGEIVCLPRTTRIADGQAGG comes from the coding sequence ATGCCGACGACGGCCGTGATCCAGGGCGGCTTCCGGGCGCCTGTCTTCGATGCGCAATCCGTATTTCGCGCGGTAATGGATGCGATGGCGCGGCCGGGCAGCCGCCGCTCCGTTACTGCCCTGACCTTGCCTCCCGCGCCCATGTCGCCGCTCGCCGGAGCGGTCGCGCTGGCGCTCTGCGATCACGACACGCCGGTCTGGCTCGACCGGCAGCTTTTGAGCGTCGACGTGCGCAACTGGCTCGGCTTCCACAGCGGCGCACCGGTGACGTCGATCGCGACCGAGGCGCATTTCGCTTTCGCGGCTGCGCCGGACGAACTGGTGGCGCTGGAGAGTTTTGCTCAGGGCTCGCAGGACTATCCCGACCGGTCGACCACGATCGTGCTGCAGGTGGAAAGTTTCGACTCGGGCCCGCCTCTGGTGCTCACGGGACCGGGAATCCGGACGACCGCGACCGTCGCGCCGTCGCCCATGCCGCGCCATTTCAGTGCGCAGTGGCGGCAGAACGGGGCGCGGTTTCCACGCGGTGTCGACCTGATCCTGGTGTCGGGCGGCGAAATCGTCTGCCTGCCGCGCACGACGCGCATTGCCGACGGACAGGCGGGAGGCTGA
- a CDS encoding beta strand repeat-containing protein, whose protein sequence is MTSIVSSLTVNQIRSMSATTIANLTTEDIGALSTAQVNALSATQIAAMEQEDFEALSADQFGAISANGMRGLTLDQLGALDSTKIESLNKTQVSALTATQIGALTTDQVEALTVEQVGGLNSTQLAALGADDIAEFSADEIAAFSTKAISGLSTAAVAALSEDQVGALTTGQIAAMKPAQISALTTDQIGYLSTDQIGAMTASQVASLTADQIGALSEEQVGAINTKAIIGLSATQIGALSTDQVGALTTAQVGVLSAAQLGGLGADDVAELSTDAIAAISTKSISGLKNDAVAALSTDQLGALTTGQIGMMKGTQVAALTTDQIGDLSTAQVGAFTATQVASLTTDQIGALSEEQVGAISTKAILGLTATQVGALSTDQVGALTTAQVGAFSALQLGALGADDVAELSTDAVAAISTKAISGLSNDAVAALSTDQLGALTTGQIAMMKGAQIAALTTDQIGDLSTDQIGALNATQVSALTNDQIGALSEEQVGAISTKAILGLTSAKVALLSTDQVAALTTAQVGAMTGAQLGGLGADDVAELSTDAIAAISTKSISGLTTDAVAALSEDQIGALTNGQVAAMKPTQISALTTDQIGYLSTDQVGALTATQVAALTTDQIGAMSEEQIGAINSKSIIGLTATQVGALSADQVAALTTAQVGALSATQLGALGADDVAELSTDAVAAISTKSISGLSADAVAALSTDQLGALSTGQIAMMKGTQVAALTTDQIGDLSTDQIGALTATQVASLTTDQIGALSEDQVGAINSKSIIGMTATQVGALSTDQVGALTTGQVGVLSAVQLGAPGADDVAELSTDAIAAISTKSISGLSNDAVAALSEDQVGALTTGQIGMMKGTQIAALTTDQIGYLSTDQVGALTATQVASLTADQIGALSEEQVGAISTKAVLGLTATQVGALSTDQVGALTTAQVGVLSATQLGALGADDVAELTTDAVAAISTKSISGLSNDAVAALSTDQVGALTTGQIGMMKGSQIAALTVDQIGDLSAEQVGALTAIQAASLTADQIGALSEDQVGAISTKAIIGLSATQVGALSTDQVGALTTAQVGALSAVQVGALGADDIAELSTDAIAAISTKAISGLSNDAVAALSTDQLAAVTTSQIALMKPTQIAALTTDQIGDLSTDQVGALTAGQVASLTTDQIGALTEDQVGALSVKAVVGLTASQITAMTADQVEAFSEAQTAVLGSGQIAAMESEDFERFSTGDIAAINTGAISGLAVEDIEALDEDQVQALTTAQIQVMNSDQVAAVIAAYQEI, encoded by the coding sequence ATGACTTCCATCGTTTCTTCGCTGACCGTCAATCAGATCCGGTCGATGTCCGCGACGACCATCGCCAATCTCACCACCGAGGACATCGGGGCCCTCTCAACCGCCCAGGTCAACGCGCTCTCCGCGACGCAGATCGCGGCGATGGAGCAGGAAGATTTCGAGGCGCTGAGCGCGGACCAGTTCGGTGCGATCTCCGCCAACGGCATGAGGGGCCTCACCCTCGACCAGCTTGGCGCGCTGGACAGCACCAAGATCGAGAGCCTCAACAAGACCCAGGTGTCCGCGCTGACGGCGACGCAGATCGGGGCGCTGACGACCGATCAGGTCGAGGCTCTGACCGTTGAACAGGTCGGCGGGCTCAATTCGACGCAGCTCGCCGCACTCGGCGCCGACGACATCGCCGAGTTCTCGGCCGACGAGATCGCCGCCTTCAGCACCAAGGCGATCTCCGGCCTGTCCACCGCCGCCGTCGCGGCGCTGAGCGAAGATCAGGTCGGCGCGCTGACCACCGGCCAGATCGCTGCGATGAAGCCGGCGCAGATCTCCGCGCTGACCACGGACCAGATCGGCTATCTCTCGACCGACCAGATCGGCGCGATGACGGCTAGCCAGGTCGCGTCGCTGACGGCGGACCAGATCGGCGCGCTGAGCGAGGAGCAGGTCGGCGCGATCAACACCAAAGCGATCATCGGCTTGAGCGCCACGCAGATCGGCGCCTTGAGCACTGACCAGGTGGGTGCGTTGACGACGGCCCAGGTCGGCGTGCTGAGCGCGGCGCAGCTCGGGGGGCTGGGCGCTGACGACGTCGCCGAGCTGTCGACCGACGCGATCGCCGCCATCAGCACCAAGTCGATCTCGGGCCTGAAGAACGACGCGGTCGCAGCGCTCAGCACGGACCAGCTCGGCGCACTGACGACCGGTCAGATCGGCATGATGAAGGGCACGCAGGTCGCCGCGCTCACCACCGACCAGATCGGCGATCTGAGCACCGCGCAGGTCGGCGCATTCACCGCCACGCAGGTCGCGTCGCTGACCACCGATCAGATCGGTGCGCTGAGCGAAGAGCAGGTGGGCGCGATCAGCACCAAGGCCATCCTTGGCCTGACCGCAACGCAGGTGGGCGCGCTAAGCACGGATCAGGTGGGCGCTTTGACGACGGCGCAGGTCGGTGCGTTCAGCGCGCTGCAGCTCGGCGCACTCGGCGCTGACGACGTCGCCGAACTGTCGACCGACGCGGTTGCCGCCATCAGCACCAAGGCCATTTCGGGTCTCTCGAATGACGCCGTCGCCGCATTGAGCACCGACCAGCTCGGCGCGCTGACGACCGGCCAGATCGCGATGATGAAGGGCGCGCAAATCGCGGCGCTGACGACGGACCAGATCGGCGACCTCTCGACCGACCAGATCGGCGCGCTCAACGCCACGCAGGTCTCTGCCCTGACCAACGACCAGATCGGCGCGCTGAGCGAGGAGCAGGTGGGCGCCATCAGCACCAAGGCCATCCTCGGCCTGACCTCGGCCAAGGTTGCTCTCCTCTCGACGGATCAGGTCGCAGCCCTGACGACTGCACAGGTCGGCGCAATGACCGGCGCGCAGCTCGGCGGTCTCGGCGCTGACGACGTCGCCGAACTGTCGACCGACGCGATCGCCGCGATCAGCACGAAATCCATCTCCGGCCTGACCACTGACGCGGTCGCGGCGCTGAGCGAGGACCAGATCGGGGCCTTGACCAACGGCCAGGTCGCCGCGATGAAGCCGACGCAGATTTCGGCATTGACCACGGACCAGATCGGCTATCTCTCGACCGATCAGGTCGGCGCGCTGACGGCGACGCAGGTCGCGGCGTTGACCACCGACCAGATTGGCGCCATGAGCGAGGAGCAGATCGGCGCGATCAATTCGAAGTCGATCATCGGCCTGACCGCGACGCAGGTGGGCGCCCTGAGCGCGGACCAGGTCGCGGCCCTGACCACGGCGCAGGTCGGCGCGCTGAGCGCGACGCAGCTCGGGGCATTGGGCGCTGACGACGTGGCCGAACTCTCGACCGATGCAGTCGCGGCCATCAGCACGAAATCCATTTCCGGCCTCTCCGCTGACGCGGTCGCAGCACTCAGCACCGACCAGCTCGGCGCTCTCTCGACCGGTCAGATCGCGATGATGAAGGGCACGCAGGTCGCGGCACTGACGACGGACCAGATCGGCGATCTGTCGACCGACCAGATCGGCGCGCTGACGGCGACGCAGGTCGCCTCGCTGACCACCGACCAGATCGGTGCGCTGAGCGAGGATCAGGTCGGCGCGATCAATTCGAAATCGATCATCGGCATGACCGCCACGCAGGTGGGGGCGCTAAGCACTGACCAAGTGGGAGCCCTGACGACAGGGCAGGTCGGCGTGCTGAGCGCGGTGCAGCTGGGCGCGCCCGGCGCTGACGATGTCGCCGAACTGTCTACCGATGCAATCGCGGCCATCAGCACCAAGTCCATCTCGGGCCTGTCGAACGACGCCGTCGCGGCGCTGAGCGAGGATCAGGTCGGCGCGCTGACCACAGGTCAGATCGGCATGATGAAGGGTACGCAGATCGCAGCGCTGACCACGGACCAGATCGGCTATCTCTCGACCGACCAGGTCGGCGCGTTGACCGCGACCCAGGTCGCGTCGCTGACGGCTGACCAGATCGGCGCGCTGAGCGAGGAGCAGGTCGGTGCGATCAGCACCAAAGCCGTCCTCGGCCTGACCGCCACCCAGGTTGGCGCGCTGAGCACTGATCAAGTCGGAGCGCTGACGACCGCGCAGGTCGGCGTCCTGAGCGCAACGCAGCTCGGAGCGCTCGGCGCCGACGATGTCGCCGAGCTGACGACCGATGCGGTTGCCGCGATCAGCACCAAGTCGATCTCGGGCCTGTCGAACGACGCCGTCGCGGCCCTGAGCACCGACCAGGTCGGCGCACTGACCACGGGCCAGATCGGCATGATGAAGGGCTCGCAGATCGCGGCCTTGACCGTCGACCAGATCGGCGATCTCTCGGCCGAACAGGTCGGGGCGCTGACCGCGATCCAGGCGGCTTCGCTCACCGCGGACCAGATCGGCGCGTTGAGCGAGGACCAGGTCGGCGCGATCAGCACCAAGGCTATCATCGGGCTCAGCGCCACGCAGGTTGGTGCGTTGAGCACGGATCAGGTCGGGGCGCTGACGACGGCGCAGGTCGGCGCGCTGAGCGCGGTGCAGGTCGGCGCGCTCGGCGCTGACGATATCGCCGAGCTGTCGACCGACGCGATCGCCGCCATCAGTACAAAAGCCATCTCCGGCCTGAGCAACGATGCCGTCGCGGCGCTGAGCACGGACCAACTCGCGGCCGTCACGACCTCGCAGATCGCGCTGATGAAGCCGACGCAAATTGCCGCGCTGACCACCGACCAGATCGGCGATCTCTCGACCGACCAGGTCGGCGCGCTCACCGCCGGGCAGGTGGCCTCGCTGACGACGGACCAGATCGGCGCCTTGACCGAGGATCAGGTCGGCGCGCTGAGCGTCAAGGCTGTGGTCGGCCTCACGGCGTCGCAGATCACGGCCATGACCGCCGACCAGGTCGAGGCGTTCTCGGAAGCCCAGACCGCCGTATTGGGCTCCGGTCAGATCGCGGCCATGGAGTCCGAGGATTTCGAGCGCTTCTCCACCGGCGACATCGCCGCCATCAACACGGGCGCCATCTCCGGCCTTGCGGTCGAAGACATCGAGGCCCTGGACGAAGACCAGGTCCAGGCGCTGACGACCGCACAGATCCAGGTGATGAACTCCGATCAGGTCGCGGCCGTCATCGCCGCCTATCAGGAGATCTGA
- the phnF gene encoding phosphonate metabolism transcriptional regulator PhnF, with protein MTATVAETSADSSIRRNSGVSLWRQISDRIRRLETDGQLDADGRLPPEFRLAEEFGVNRHTVRSAISHLVQEGVLRTEQGRGTFFRSRPRLAYPIGRRTRFSAGLEGQTSTLQTVLVDSATVPADTRVAEALGMAPQAHTVWLRTIGLADGEPVSTAESWFPADSLGGIADTFRRTGSITAALAALGVADYTRRSTVLTATHAGDDDLARLKLAPGAIVLATESVNVDPAGRPIQYSRTRFSADRIELTIENG; from the coding sequence ATGACAGCGACAGTTGCAGAAACCTCCGCCGACAGCTCGATCCGCCGCAACAGCGGCGTGTCGCTCTGGCGTCAGATCTCCGACCGGATCCGCCGCCTGGAGACGGACGGTCAACTCGATGCGGATGGCCGCCTGCCGCCGGAATTCAGGCTCGCCGAAGAGTTCGGCGTGAACCGCCACACCGTCCGCAGCGCCATCTCGCATCTCGTGCAGGAAGGCGTGCTGCGCACCGAGCAGGGGCGCGGCACCTTCTTCCGCAGCCGTCCGCGCCTTGCCTATCCGATCGGGCGACGCACGCGCTTCTCCGCCGGCCTCGAAGGCCAGACCTCGACGCTCCAGACGGTACTGGTGGACTCCGCCACCGTTCCTGCCGACACCCGCGTGGCGGAAGCGCTCGGCATGGCGCCGCAAGCGCACACGGTCTGGCTGAGAACGATAGGCCTGGCCGACGGCGAGCCGGTGTCGACGGCTGAGAGCTGGTTTCCGGCGGACAGTTTGGGAGGGATCGCCGACACGTTCCGGCGTACTGGCTCGATCACCGCGGCGCTCGCCGCGCTCGGCGTCGCCGACTACACGCGCCGCTCGACGGTGCTCACCGCGACCCATGCCGGCGACGATGATCTGGCGCGGCTGAAGCTCGCGCCCGGCGCCATCGTGCTCGCGACCGAGAGCGTCAATGTCGACCCCGCCGGCAGGCCGATCCAGTATTCCCGCACGCGCTTTTCGGCGGATCGGATCGAGCTGACGATCGAAAACGGCTGA
- the phnG gene encoding phosphonate C-P lyase system protein PhnG — MHGIRTGARPESELRREMMAVLAHAPAARLSELWTAAAFDAAAEPVRGPETGLVTVRGRMGGGGAPFNAGEATVTRATVRLAGGEVGHSYALGRDADKARIAATIDALWQKPELRSRLEDLILSPLRLEHDAHAARRAAEVAATKVDFFTMVRGED; from the coding sequence ATGCACGGCATCCGGACGGGCGCGAGGCCCGAAAGCGAATTGCGGCGGGAGATGATGGCGGTGCTCGCCCACGCCCCGGCGGCGCGGTTGTCGGAACTCTGGACCGCCGCGGCGTTCGACGCTGCGGCCGAGCCCGTGCGGGGGCCGGAGACGGGTCTCGTCACGGTGCGCGGCCGGATGGGCGGCGGCGGCGCGCCCTTCAATGCCGGCGAGGCGACGGTCACCCGCGCGACGGTACGGCTCGCAGGCGGCGAAGTCGGCCATTCCTATGCGCTCGGCCGCGACGCAGACAAGGCGCGGATCGCCGCGACGATTGACGCGCTGTGGCAGAAGCCGGAGCTGCGGTCGCGCCTTGAAGACCTGATCCTCTCACCGCTGCGGCTGGAACACGATGCTCATGCCGCGCGCCGCGCCGCCGAGGTCGCCGCGACGAAGGTCGACTTCTTCACCATGGTGAGAGGAGAGGACTGA